A single genomic interval of Streptosporangium album harbors:
- a CDS encoding DUF397 domain-containing protein, with protein sequence MDLTGARWHKSSRSNGNGGECVEVAVNLPGVVAVRDSKNPGGPALLFSPTVWSDFLTRIKTDSV encoded by the coding sequence ATGGATCTGACCGGTGCACGGTGGCACAAGAGCAGCCGCAGCAACGGCAACGGCGGCGAGTGCGTCGAGGTGGCCGTCAACCTCCCCGGCGTCGTCGCCGTCCGCGACAGCAAGAACCCCGGCGGGCCGGCCCTGCTGTTCTCCCCCACCGTGTGGAGTGACTTCCTGACCCGGATCAAGACCGACTCCGTCTGA
- a CDS encoding tyrosine-type recombinase/integrase has protein sequence MVPTAPTSTSRTPSRTSESPARSGPSDAEHGRARWRASPYGGATCRASRPIATRSPTSPWLCGTGPPSSISVGRGQPGRDRHGRTTGHLDHRHTAASRLVQQGVPLYNVQKLLGHASYATTLRYAHLAPDAHDAAEDAWSKINAHRERRSPDHRSADRGWPWQKRGIWPRCAA, from the coding sequence ATGGTCCCGACGGCTCCCACATCTACGAGCCGAACCCCGTCCCGGACGTCAGAATCCCCCGCAAGGTCGGGCCCTTCAGACGCGGAACATGGTCGGGCGAGATGGAGAGCTTCGCCGTACGGCGGGGCAACTTGCCGCGCAAGCCGACCTATCGCCACTCGGTCGCCCACGTCGCCGTGGCTGTGCGGTACGGGACCACCGTCGTCTATCTCCGTTGGCAGGGGCCAGCCGGGCCGAGATCGCCACGGGAGAACGACCGGGCACCTCGACCACCGACACACGGCGGCGAGCCGGCTCGTGCAACAGGGGGTTCCGCTGTACAACGTTCAGAAGCTTCTTGGTCACGCTTCGTATGCGACGACTCTGCGGTACGCGCATCTGGCTCCAGATGCGCACGACGCGGCGGAGGACGCATGGTCGAAGATCAACGCGCACCGGGAGCGCCGGAGTCCTGATCATCGTTCAGCTGATCGAGGATGGCCCTGGCAGAAGCGCGGTATCTGGCCACGTTGCGCAGCTTGA
- a CDS encoding FtsX-like permease family protein, giving the protein MEAAITGAVARATGFSTGDLITVEGRLDHRRVRVRVVGVFELWEPYSERWNGQTLLSRGVEIGGYVTHGPLMVSERTFLERFAAGTTVSWLAVPDLRPVPRERLRAAFAAEVTGSQKALRARPGCEDCSLSTSLPETLDQLATATLVARSTMLVPVLQLLLLAAYALMLTARLLADHRRMETALLRSRGAGTLRLALLAAAEAALVALPCAAVAPLLAPPLLRAVSAIPWLKTSGARLAIEAGPTAYAVSAAVALGCAVLMTLPALRGARRTYVEDQSARGRGERYGLAQRAGADVALLGVAALLLTMAIAIGVVSMATTATWRASQDDQARHRAGADLRVASPPENVELGPLGRASAYAALPGVTSLSPAYRAGTELAAEEATLLAVDGAELPGMLKLRPDLSDEPIGVLANRLTAGRPNLPGLPIPGRPAQLAVRTRLTLDDSALAESYARVPLTLTIVDGEGVRHSVPVTPALGESESAVDLAALRGRSGKLTYPLVIAAITVDLPRQRARAVHDRVQGPAEPRPVRRARAAAGHVRAGRRRGARR; this is encoded by the coding sequence GTGGAGGCCGCCATCACCGGCGCCGTCGCGCGGGCCACCGGGTTCTCCACCGGAGACCTGATCACGGTGGAGGGACGGCTGGACCACCGGAGGGTCCGCGTCCGGGTCGTCGGCGTCTTCGAGCTGTGGGAGCCCTACTCCGAGCGCTGGAACGGCCAGACGCTGCTCAGCCGGGGCGTCGAGATCGGCGGCTACGTCACCCACGGACCGCTCATGGTGTCCGAGCGGACGTTCCTGGAGCGGTTCGCGGCCGGCACCACCGTGAGCTGGCTCGCCGTACCCGATCTGCGCCCGGTCCCGCGCGAGCGGCTGCGGGCGGCCTTCGCCGCCGAGGTCACCGGCTCCCAGAAGGCGCTCAGGGCGCGGCCCGGATGCGAGGACTGCTCGCTGTCGACCAGCCTGCCGGAGACGCTCGACCAGCTCGCCACCGCCACCCTGGTGGCCAGGTCGACCATGCTCGTCCCGGTCCTGCAACTGCTGCTGCTCGCCGCCTACGCGCTGATGCTGACGGCCCGCCTGCTGGCCGACCACCGGCGGATGGAGACGGCGCTGCTGCGCTCGCGCGGCGCGGGCACCCTACGGCTGGCGCTACTCGCCGCGGCCGAGGCCGCCCTGGTGGCGCTGCCCTGCGCGGCCGTCGCGCCCCTGCTCGCCCCGCCGCTGCTCCGGGCGGTGAGCGCGATCCCCTGGCTGAAGACGTCCGGGGCGAGGCTCGCGATCGAGGCCGGGCCCACGGCCTACGCCGTCTCCGCGGCGGTCGCGCTGGGCTGCGCCGTCCTGATGACCCTGCCCGCGCTGCGCGGCGCCCGCCGTACCTACGTGGAGGACCAGTCGGCGCGCGGGCGCGGCGAGCGGTACGGCCTCGCGCAGCGGGCGGGCGCGGACGTGGCGCTGCTCGGGGTGGCCGCGCTGCTGCTGACCATGGCGATCGCGATCGGCGTGGTCAGCATGGCGACCACCGCCACCTGGCGGGCCTCCCAGGACGACCAGGCCAGGCACCGGGCCGGAGCGGACCTGCGGGTGGCGTCGCCGCCGGAGAACGTGGAGCTCGGGCCGCTCGGGCGGGCGTCGGCCTACGCGGCGCTGCCGGGCGTGACCTCGCTCAGCCCGGCCTACCGGGCCGGGACCGAGCTGGCGGCCGAGGAGGCCACCCTTCTCGCCGTGGACGGGGCCGAGCTGCCCGGCATGCTCAAGCTCCGCCCCGACCTGTCGGACGAGCCGATAGGCGTGCTCGCGAACCGGCTCACCGCCGGGCGGCCGAACCTGCCGGGGCTGCCGATCCCGGGCAGGCCCGCACAGCTGGCCGTGCGGACGCGGCTGACTCTGGACGATTCGGCCCTGGCCGAGTCGTACGCCCGGGTCCCGCTGACGCTGACGATCGTCGATGGTGAAGGTGTGCGCCATTCGGTCCCGGTCACCCCGGCTCTCGGCGAGAGCGAGTCGGCCGTCGACCTGGCGGCACTGCGCGGGCGCAGCGGAAAGCTGACCTACCCGCTGGTCATCGCCGCGATCACGGTGGACCTGCCGCGACAGCGGGCACGGGCTGTTCACGATCGCGTTCAAGGCCCCGCCGAGCCGCGACCCGTTCGACGCGCTCGCGCCGCAGCGGGTCACGTTCGTGCCGGTCGCCGACGGGGTGCCCGACGGTAA
- a CDS encoding indolepyruvate ferredoxin oxidoreductase family protein, with translation MTIIADAREVTSEDRYVLEAGQVFMTGTQALVRVILDQMRADRSAGLDTGAMVSGYPGSPLGGFDQELARSHRHTGPLDIVHRPGQNEELGATAVWGSQLVPVLPRPRKAGVLGVWYGKAPGVDRAADALRHGNFVGAHPQGGLIAFCGDDPTCKSSTLPSATESALAAMGMPIIHPGSVQELLDLGRHAIAASRASGLWVAVKTVTNVVDATGTVGVGPGRVVPVMPVVEHEGRPYRHTPDATLLTPWSLEMERTLVGPRLELARAYARENHLNQVTVDPREAWLGIVASGTAYHDVREGFRRLGVDPAELGIRILKIGMIWPLEPEIVRTFARGLEEILVVEEKGPLLETLVKDVLYGTADAPRVLGKLDENGAALIPRAGGVDADLAARAIAFRLRRKGLDGPAAAVPVESSSGAAEQAVSGAGGRFTPEVRDRIAQGLTVISRPAPLKLLGPQRTPFFCSGCPHNRSTAVPDNAPVGAGIGCHTMVVLNREGKGTLTGLTQMGGEGTQWIGQAPFTDTPHIFQNLGDGTFHHSGSLAVRAAVGAGVNITYKLLYNSAIAMTGGQTITPSLAVADLTRWLEAEGVRRVIVTTDEPERYRGVRLARIAEVRDRTALEDTQRELAATPGVTVLVHDQQCAAEKRRLRKKGDLPDPVRRIAINQRVCEGCGDCGQKSECLSVLPVETEFGRKTEIHQSSCNKDYSCVEGDCPSFLTVVPGGKNRGRTAVPVPPPMPVPESRTGETTVRLVGIGGTGVVSVAQIIGAAAMLDGRQSRGLDQTGLAQKGGTVVSDIRIFDGGDDRTGQSGTGGVDAYLALDLIGATDPKQLGGADPGRTVAVVSTSLVPTGSMVLDPATHVTGLGSPIGALEARTRRELNVYLDAEDLAQKLFGDHMPANTIVVGAAWQRGLIPLSLESIERAIRVNGGKAAEKTIAAFHWGRAVVADPDAVSRATGSPAPAEQPPAPRVAALVDSVAAPGTELHRILAVRVPDLAAYQNLRYAARYADAVRAVLAGEREVSADRSPITEAYARQLHRLMAYKDEYEVARLHLDPAERARIAAEFGPGAKISYNLHPPVLRALGMDRKIRLGTWFDPAFRLLYGMRALRGTPLDPFGMAGVRRTERGLVAEYTRDVHNALARLSPENEERVRELAELPDVIRGYEHVKLRNVARYRASARAILDQLNDDQDSGAPGAR, from the coding sequence ATGACGATCATCGCCGACGCCCGCGAGGTGACCTCCGAGGACCGCTACGTCCTTGAGGCCGGGCAGGTCTTCATGACCGGAACGCAGGCGCTGGTCCGAGTGATCCTCGACCAGATGCGCGCCGACCGCTCCGCCGGCCTCGACACGGGCGCGATGGTGTCGGGCTACCCCGGCTCCCCGCTCGGCGGCTTCGACCAGGAGCTCGCCCGCTCGCACAGGCACACCGGACCGCTCGACATCGTGCACCGGCCGGGCCAGAACGAGGAGCTGGGTGCCACCGCCGTCTGGGGCAGCCAGCTCGTGCCCGTGCTCCCCCGGCCGCGCAAGGCGGGTGTCCTGGGCGTCTGGTACGGCAAGGCCCCCGGCGTCGACCGCGCGGCCGACGCCCTGCGGCACGGCAACTTCGTCGGCGCCCACCCCCAGGGCGGCCTGATCGCCTTCTGCGGCGACGACCCGACCTGCAAGTCCTCGACGCTCCCCTCGGCCACCGAGAGCGCGCTCGCCGCGATGGGCATGCCGATCATCCATCCGGGCAGCGTCCAGGAGCTGCTCGACCTGGGCCGCCACGCGATCGCGGCCTCCCGGGCGAGCGGCCTGTGGGTGGCGGTTAAGACGGTCACCAACGTGGTGGACGCCACCGGCACGGTCGGCGTCGGTCCCGGCCGGGTGGTCCCCGTCATGCCCGTCGTCGAGCACGAGGGCAGGCCGTACCGGCACACGCCGGACGCCACCCTGCTCACCCCCTGGTCGCTGGAGATGGAGCGCACGCTGGTCGGCCCCCGGCTGGAGCTGGCCCGTGCCTACGCCAGGGAGAACCACCTCAACCAGGTCACGGTGGACCCCCGGGAGGCGTGGCTCGGCATCGTCGCCTCCGGCACGGCCTACCACGACGTGCGTGAGGGGTTCCGCAGACTGGGCGTGGACCCGGCCGAGCTCGGCATCCGCATCCTCAAGATCGGCATGATCTGGCCGCTGGAGCCGGAGATCGTCCGGACCTTCGCCCGCGGGCTGGAGGAGATCCTGGTCGTCGAGGAGAAGGGTCCGCTGCTGGAGACCCTGGTCAAGGACGTCCTGTACGGCACCGCCGACGCCCCACGCGTGCTGGGCAAGCTCGACGAGAACGGCGCCGCCCTGATCCCGCGGGCCGGGGGCGTCGACGCCGACCTGGCCGCCCGGGCGATCGCGTTCCGGCTGCGCCGCAAGGGGCTGGACGGACCCGCCGCGGCGGTGCCGGTCGAGTCCTCCTCCGGTGCCGCGGAACAGGCCGTCTCCGGCGCGGGCGGGCGGTTCACACCGGAGGTGCGCGACCGGATCGCCCAGGGGCTGACCGTGATCTCCCGCCCGGCGCCGCTGAAGCTGCTCGGCCCCCAGCGCACCCCGTTCTTCTGCTCGGGCTGCCCGCACAACCGCTCCACCGCCGTCCCGGACAACGCCCCGGTGGGCGCGGGGATCGGCTGCCACACGATGGTGGTGCTCAACCGCGAGGGCAAGGGCACCCTGACGGGTCTGACCCAGATGGGCGGCGAGGGCACGCAGTGGATCGGCCAGGCGCCGTTCACCGACACCCCGCACATCTTCCAGAACCTGGGTGACGGCACCTTCCACCACTCGGGCTCACTCGCCGTACGCGCCGCGGTGGGCGCGGGCGTCAACATCACCTACAAGCTGCTCTACAACAGCGCCATCGCCATGACGGGCGGACAGACGATCACCCCGTCCCTCGCCGTGGCCGACCTGACCCGGTGGCTGGAGGCGGAGGGCGTGCGCCGGGTGATCGTCACCACCGACGAGCCCGAGCGCTACCGGGGGGTCAGACTGGCGCGGATCGCCGAGGTCCGCGACCGCACCGCGCTGGAGGACACGCAGCGCGAGCTGGCCGCGACGCCCGGCGTGACCGTGCTGGTCCACGACCAGCAGTGCGCGGCCGAGAAGCGGCGGTTGCGTAAGAAGGGCGACCTGCCCGACCCGGTCAGGCGGATCGCGATCAACCAGCGGGTGTGCGAGGGCTGCGGCGACTGCGGGCAGAAGTCGGAGTGCCTGTCGGTGCTGCCGGTGGAGACCGAGTTCGGCCGCAAGACCGAGATCCACCAGTCGTCCTGCAACAAGGACTACTCGTGTGTGGAGGGGGACTGCCCCTCCTTCCTGACCGTCGTGCCGGGTGGGAAGAACCGCGGACGCACCGCCGTACCGGTCCCTCCCCCGATGCCCGTGCCCGAGTCCCGCACCGGGGAGACGACGGTCCGGCTGGTGGGCATCGGCGGCACCGGCGTGGTGTCCGTGGCGCAGATCATCGGCGCCGCCGCGATGCTCGACGGCAGGCAGTCGCGCGGACTCGACCAGACCGGCCTGGCCCAGAAGGGCGGCACGGTCGTCTCCGACATCCGGATCTTCGACGGCGGCGACGACCGGACCGGGCAGTCCGGCACCGGAGGCGTGGACGCCTACCTCGCGCTCGACCTGATCGGCGCCACCGACCCCAAGCAGCTGGGCGGCGCCGACCCCGGCCGGACCGTCGCGGTGGTCTCCACCAGCCTGGTCCCCACCGGCTCCATGGTCCTCGACCCGGCCACGCACGTCACCGGTCTCGGCTCGCCGATCGGCGCGCTGGAGGCACGGACCCGGCGCGAGCTGAACGTCTACCTCGACGCCGAGGACCTCGCCCAGAAGCTCTTCGGCGACCACATGCCCGCCAACACGATCGTGGTCGGCGCGGCCTGGCAGCGCGGGCTCATCCCGCTGAGCCTGGAGTCGATCGAGCGGGCCATCCGGGTGAACGGCGGGAAGGCCGCCGAGAAGACCATCGCCGCCTTCCACTGGGGCCGGGCCGTCGTCGCCGACCCCGACGCCGTGTCGCGGGCGACCGGCTCCCCGGCCCCGGCCGAGCAGCCACCCGCCCCCCGGGTCGCCGCGCTCGTGGACTCGGTCGCCGCGCCCGGCACCGAGCTCCACCGGATCCTGGCGGTACGGGTGCCCGACCTGGCCGCCTACCAGAACCTGCGTTACGCCGCCCGCTACGCCGACGCGGTCCGCGCGGTCCTGGCCGGGGAGCGGGAGGTCTCCGCCGACCGCTCCCCGATCACCGAGGCCTACGCCCGCCAGCTGCACCGCCTGATGGCCTACAAGGACGAGTACGAGGTGGCCCGGCTCCACCTCGACCCGGCCGAGCGGGCCCGCATCGCCGCCGAGTTCGGTCCCGGCGCGAAGATCTCCTACAACCTGCACCCGCCGGTCCTCCGGGCCCTGGGCATGGACCGCAAGATCCGCCTCGGCACCTGGTTCGACCCGGCCTTCCGCCTGCTGTACGGCATGCGCGCGCTGCGCGGCACCCCGCTGGACCCGTTCGGCATGGCCGGGGTGCGCAGGACCGAGCGCGGCCTGGTCGCCGAGTACACCCGCGACGTGCACAACGCCCTGGCGCGCCTGTCCCCGGAGAACGAGGAGCGGGTCCGCGAGCTGGCCGAGCTCCCGGACGTGATCCGCGGCTACGAGCACGTCAAGCTGCGCAACGTGGCCAGATACCGCGCTTCTGCCAGGGCCATCCTCGATCAGCTGAACGATGATCAGGACTCCGGCGCTCCCGGTGCGCGTTGA
- a CDS encoding NUDIX hydrolase family protein, which translates to MTEMTETTPGWLTPEELESARARMPILYVDAVPVRVDDAGVVTHVGLLLRIGSDGTVSRALVSGRVLLHERVRDALMRHLEKDLGPVALPRVPASPQPFTIAEYFPTQGVTSYHDPRQHAVSLAYVVPVAGDCRPRQDALDLVWFTPQEAASPLVQQEMPGGQGTLLKQALAYVGCLP; encoded by the coding sequence ATGACCGAAATGACCGAGACCACGCCCGGCTGGCTCACTCCTGAGGAGTTGGAGTCGGCGCGTGCGCGGATGCCGATCCTCTACGTCGACGCCGTGCCGGTGCGGGTCGACGACGCCGGAGTGGTCACGCATGTCGGCCTGCTGTTACGCATCGGATCGGACGGGACGGTCAGCCGCGCCCTCGTCTCCGGGCGCGTGCTCCTTCATGAGCGCGTCCGCGACGCGCTCATGCGCCACCTGGAGAAGGACCTCGGCCCGGTGGCGCTGCCTCGCGTCCCGGCCTCTCCGCAGCCGTTCACCATCGCCGAGTACTTTCCGACGCAGGGTGTCACGTCCTATCACGACCCCCGGCAGCACGCGGTGTCCCTCGCCTACGTCGTCCCGGTCGCGGGAGACTGCCGGCCCCGGCAGGACGCCCTGGACCTTGTCTGGTTCACGCCGCAGGAGGCCGCGTCGCCGCTGGTACAGCAGGAGATGCCCGGTGGACAGGGCACCCTGCTGAAGCAGGCTCTCGCGTACGTCGGCTGCCTTCCCTGA
- a CDS encoding SpoIIE family protein phosphatase produces MRAAPDERSSELGLEVFDPAPVGVAVTRERDRRLVYANAVYRAIFGDRTLKALAQEAFSGHPDRDYYYGLADQVLASGQPVTVTAAPVKLAYADAGPQERFFTFSLSEIALGDGERGVLLVSAEVTEQVTAARQIQSLAENQRRLLQRYQKLGSVGVQMFWVADAEGGFIEPSPSWERMTGQSWEEFRGDGWLNALHHCDREPTARAWKEALEQVVPLWEHAYRLRLADGSYRHFGIRAVPVLEGESVVEWVGTCTDIEQEWQESRRRELLDRAAAATADITRLEEMLTALTHVIVPDLADGCIIYLLPQTPDRPEASPISAHHAVSAVRPGLPELPERGEETFDTENIFTYTVRRRRPVHRTFPPGKPAPGAAPAAAEAWLVSARANSVVLVPVIVDGTVAAVVSASACGERTPISMADVALISQMFDHAHDPLSNAIEYRRTQRVALALQHSLLPEPPAVPGLQIASRYRPSPAAAEVGGDWYDCFRLRDGATMLTIGDVAGHDLPAAVTMSQIRNMLRGLAVDREEPVGDILRRLDIAMETLYGEETVTCVLARVERPEDGPWRLSYSVAGHPPPLMVTDDGGSRFLEGARAPILGVLRDGPRASAVEPLPPGGTLLLYTDGLVERPGEDIGEGLDRLRHHAARLARRPLEAFCDELLATLADGGDDDIAMIAVRLPSDLLDERVSPSRAGAGPITWR; encoded by the coding sequence ATGAGAGCCGCCCCGGACGAGAGATCCAGCGAGCTGGGGCTGGAGGTGTTCGACCCGGCCCCCGTCGGGGTGGCGGTCACCAGGGAACGAGACCGCCGGCTGGTGTACGCCAACGCCGTCTATCGGGCGATCTTCGGCGACAGGACGCTCAAGGCCCTCGCCCAGGAGGCGTTCAGCGGACATCCCGACCGTGACTACTACTACGGGCTGGCCGACCAGGTCCTGGCGAGCGGGCAGCCGGTGACCGTCACCGCGGCCCCCGTGAAGCTCGCCTACGCCGACGCCGGCCCGCAGGAGCGCTTCTTCACCTTCAGCCTGTCGGAGATCGCCCTCGGCGACGGTGAGCGCGGGGTGCTGCTGGTGTCCGCCGAGGTCACCGAGCAGGTCACCGCCGCCCGGCAGATCCAGTCCCTCGCCGAGAACCAGCGCCGCCTTCTCCAGCGCTACCAGAAGCTGGGGAGCGTCGGCGTGCAGATGTTCTGGGTGGCCGACGCCGAAGGCGGTTTCATCGAGCCGAGCCCGAGCTGGGAGAGGATGACCGGGCAGTCATGGGAGGAGTTCAGGGGAGACGGGTGGCTGAACGCCCTCCACCACTGCGACCGCGAGCCGACCGCCCGGGCGTGGAAGGAGGCGCTCGAGCAGGTGGTCCCCCTGTGGGAGCACGCCTACCGGCTCCGGCTGGCGGACGGCTCCTACCGGCATTTCGGCATCCGCGCCGTGCCGGTGCTCGAAGGCGAGAGCGTGGTGGAGTGGGTGGGCACCTGCACCGACATCGAGCAGGAGTGGCAGGAGAGCCGGCGCCGTGAGCTGCTCGACCGTGCTGCCGCCGCCACCGCCGACATCACGCGCCTGGAGGAGATGCTCACCGCGCTGACCCACGTGATCGTGCCGGACCTGGCCGACGGGTGCATCATCTACCTGCTCCCCCAGACCCCGGACCGTCCCGAGGCCTCACCGATCTCGGCGCACCATGCCGTCTCGGCCGTGCGGCCGGGGCTGCCCGAGCTGCCGGAGAGAGGCGAGGAGACCTTCGATACCGAGAACATATTCACGTACACGGTACGGCGCCGCCGTCCCGTGCACAGGACGTTCCCTCCGGGAAAGCCCGCCCCCGGCGCCGCGCCGGCGGCGGCCGAGGCGTGGCTCGTCTCGGCCAGGGCCAACAGCGTGGTCCTGGTGCCCGTGATCGTCGACGGCACCGTGGCGGCCGTGGTGTCCGCCTCCGCCTGCGGGGAACGCACCCCGATCAGCATGGCCGACGTCGCCCTGATCAGCCAGATGTTCGACCACGCGCACGACCCTCTCAGCAACGCCATCGAATACCGGCGCACGCAGCGCGTGGCACTCGCCCTGCAGCACAGCCTGCTCCCGGAACCGCCCGCCGTACCGGGCCTGCAGATCGCCTCCCGCTACCGGCCGAGTCCCGCCGCCGCCGAGGTCGGTGGCGACTGGTACGACTGCTTCCGGCTGCGCGACGGCGCCACGATGCTGACGATCGGGGACGTGGCCGGCCACGACCTGCCCGCCGCCGTCACCATGAGCCAGATACGCAACATGCTCAGGGGGCTGGCGGTCGACCGAGAGGAACCGGTCGGGGACATCCTGAGGCGCCTGGACATCGCCATGGAGACCCTGTACGGCGAGGAGACCGTGACCTGCGTCCTGGCCCGTGTCGAGAGACCGGAGGACGGCCCATGGCGGCTGAGCTACTCCGTGGCCGGGCATCCGCCACCCCTCATGGTCACCGATGACGGCGGCAGCCGCTTCCTGGAGGGGGCACGCGCCCCGATCCTCGGCGTGCTCCGCGACGGCCCGCGCGCCAGCGCCGTCGAGCCGCTGCCGCCGGGCGGCACGCTGCTCCTCTACACCGACGGCCTCGTCGAACGGCCGGGTGAGGACATCGGCGAGGGCCTGGACCGGCTACGCCACCACGCCGCGCGGCTCGCCAGGAGGCCCCTGGAGGCGTTCTGCGACGAGTTGCTGGCCACGCTTGCCGACGGCGGGGACGACGACATCGCGATGATCGCCGTACGCCTGCCGTCCGATCTCCTCGATGAGCGGGTCTCACCTTCTCGGGCCGGCGCCGGGCCGATCACGTGGCGCTGA
- a CDS encoding HARBI1 family protein translates to MPREVVLFLAGLLRAERVRRRTRAGTRALGEFKQAVLIIRWLVDGARIARLAADNAISHATCDRYVEEGVTVLKAPAPTLQEALTAAKAAGYTHLHLDGTLIETDRCRALGPNGADLWWSGKHKQHGGNIQVLSSPGGDPLWTSEVRPGREHDLTCARLHGLLDPLAKAAEDGLITLADLGYVDAGMGFRLPYKRSRGGTLTDDQIQYNKVHGALRALAERANAQLKMRFKALRNVSKCPWKIGGIVAAALVLFHREQAHRQLSPSVNAGC, encoded by the coding sequence ATGCCGCGCGAGGTTGTGCTGTTTCTGGCCGGGCTGTTGCGCGCCGAGCGGGTACGGCGCCGCACCCGCGCGGGCACTCGGGCGCTGGGCGAGTTCAAGCAGGCCGTTCTGATCATCCGCTGGCTGGTGGACGGCGCTCGGATCGCCCGGCTGGCCGCCGATAACGCCATCTCGCACGCGACCTGTGATCGGTACGTCGAAGAAGGGGTCACCGTATTGAAGGCCCCGGCGCCGACGCTACAGGAGGCGCTCACGGCGGCGAAGGCCGCCGGCTACACCCACCTGCATCTGGATGGCACGCTGATCGAAACCGACCGCTGCCGCGCCCTGGGCCCGAACGGCGCCGACCTGTGGTGGAGTGGAAAACACAAGCAGCACGGCGGCAACATTCAGGTCCTGTCCAGCCCCGGCGGCGACCCGCTGTGGACTTCTGAGGTACGGCCCGGCCGTGAACACGATCTCACCTGTGCCCGCCTGCACGGCCTCCTCGACCCGCTGGCCAAGGCCGCCGAGGACGGGCTGATCACGTTGGCCGACCTCGGCTACGTCGATGCGGGTATGGGGTTTCGCCTGCCGTACAAGAGGTCTCGGGGTGGCACACTCACCGACGATCAGATCCAGTACAACAAGGTCCACGGTGCGCTCCGAGCCCTCGCCGAACGAGCGAACGCCCAGCTCAAGATGCGGTTCAAGGCACTGCGGAACGTCAGCAAGTGCCCTTGGAAGATCGGCGGTATCGTCGCCGCGGCGCTCGTCCTCTTCCACCGGGAGCAAGCTCACAGGCAGCTGTCACCCAGCGTGAACGCCGGTTGCTGA
- a CDS encoding Lrp/AsnC family transcriptional regulator: MDATDRAILGLLQVEGRLSNLELAERVRLTPSPCLRRVRNLEESGVITGYRAVVDPAAVGRGFQVLAYVELEGQDAETVTAFEAAVMKIDDVIECLRMFGRPDYVLRVAVPDMDAYSQLCLEKLGRLPGLDKLTSQIAMKALKPGGALPL, translated from the coding sequence ATGGATGCAACTGATCGCGCAATTCTCGGGCTTCTGCAGGTGGAGGGGCGGCTCAGCAACCTCGAGCTCGCCGAGCGGGTACGGCTGACCCCGTCACCGTGCCTGCGCCGGGTCCGCAACCTGGAGGAGTCGGGGGTGATCACCGGCTACCGTGCCGTGGTCGACCCGGCCGCCGTCGGGCGCGGGTTCCAGGTTCTCGCCTACGTCGAGCTCGAGGGGCAGGACGCCGAGACCGTCACCGCTTTCGAGGCGGCCGTCATGAAGATCGACGACGTGATCGAGTGCCTGCGCATGTTCGGCCGGCCCGACTACGTGCTGCGGGTCGCCGTGCCCGACATGGACGCCTACAGCCAGCTCTGTCTGGAGAAGCTCGGCCGTCTGCCCGGACTCGACAAGCTCACCTCCCAGATCGCTATGAAAGCCCTCAAGCCGGGTGGTGCTCTGCCGCTGTGA
- a CDS encoding helix-turn-helix domain-containing protein, translating to MPAPNELDPSASVMAYWGSELRRLREAMGWSQQELAKRTAYSTSLVGLVETAMRAPTRKFAQRCDEVLETGGALIKLWPLIGRESSPTWVRSLFELEWEARTLRNYQLAVVPGLLQTEDYARTLTRLGRPFDTVEQVEEMVTVRMQRQRLLDRPEPPILFVLLDEAVLARPIGGARVMRAQLEHLLEAATRPRVTLQVIPFEVGAYPGLAGPMLVLSFRGAPDVVYMENAENAQLLTDPARVDPLSAQFDALRSWALPQAASAAFIEKRMSSWI from the coding sequence ATGCCCGCCCCAAACGAGCTGGACCCCAGCGCCAGCGTCATGGCTTACTGGGGTTCCGAGCTGCGCCGGCTGCGAGAGGCCATGGGCTGGAGCCAGCAGGAGCTCGCGAAGCGGACGGCTTACTCCACCTCGCTGGTGGGCCTGGTGGAGACCGCCATGCGGGCCCCGACCAGGAAGTTCGCGCAGCGATGCGACGAGGTGCTGGAGACGGGCGGCGCGCTCATCAAGCTCTGGCCGCTGATCGGCCGGGAGTCCTCGCCCACCTGGGTCCGCTCACTGTTCGAGCTGGAGTGGGAGGCGCGCACACTCCGTAACTACCAACTCGCGGTGGTGCCGGGGCTGTTACAGACCGAGGACTACGCACGGACGCTGACCCGGCTGGGTCGGCCGTTCGACACCGTCGAGCAGGTGGAGGAGATGGTGACGGTGCGGATGCAGCGGCAACGGCTGCTGGACCGCCCCGAACCGCCGATCCTCTTCGTCCTGCTGGACGAGGCCGTGCTGGCCCGCCCCATCGGCGGTGCCCGAGTGATGCGCGCGCAGCTCGAGCACCTCCTGGAGGCGGCGACACGGCCACGGGTCACCCTTCAGGTGATCCCGTTCGAGGTGGGGGCCTACCCCGGGCTGGCCGGACCCATGTTGGTCCTCTCCTTCAGAGGAGCGCCCGATGTGGTGTACATGGAGAACGCGGAGAACGCGCAGCTCCTGACCGACCCCGCCCGGGTTGACCCCCTTTCCGCCCAGTTCGACGCATTGCGTTCCTGGGCACTTCCCCAGGCCGCCTCCGCGGCCTTTATCGAGAAGAGGATGAGTTCATGGATCTGA